The Gemmatimonadota bacterium genome contains the following window.
CCGCTTCAGCGCGTCGGGCGTATGGGTGCGTGAACACGGCGGCCCCGTGCGCGATGGCGAGGTGCTCCCGTCGTTCCCCGCGCTCTACGCCGGGCGCATCACCGGCACGAGCATGTCGCTCACCGTCACGCGCACCGATTCCGCCGTCGCAATCGGCACGTTCTCTCTCACCAAAGGGAGCGCCGCAAGCGTGTTCAAATGCCTGTGATGAAAGTGTGTTGCATCGCGTCGCTCGACGAAGCTGAACTCGCGTCGTCGCTCGGCGCCTATGCTATCGGGCTGGTGTCGGCGATGCCGAGCGGGCCCGGGCCGATCCCTGACGAACTGATCGCCGAGATCGCCGCCGCCGCGCCGACGCATCTGCAGAAGTTCTTGCTGACGTCGCGCCTCGACGCCGACGAAATCGCGCAGCAAGTGATGCGCGCCGGCACCAATACGGTGCAGATCGTCGATGCGCTCGCGTCGGGTTCGCATGCGCGGCTTCGTGATCTCATCCCACATGTTCAGCTTGTGCAGGTCATCCACGTGACGGGGGAGGGAAGCATTCGCGAGGCGGAATCGATTGCCGCCGAGGTGGACGCGATTCTCCTCGACTCCGGCAATCCGACGGCGAAAAGCAAAGAGCTCGGCGGCACCGGCCGCACGCACGATTGGGCGGTGAGCCGCGCCATCGTGAAGGCCGTCGGCATCCCCGTGTACCTCGCCGGCGGCCTGCGGGCGGAGAACGTGGCCGAGGCGGTGGACGTGGTGCGGCCGTTCGGCGTGGATGTGTGCAGCGGCGTGCGGACCAATGGCGCGCTCGACGCCGAGAAGCTCGCCGCGTTCGCGGCGGCGATTCCGGGCTAGCGGCCCGGCGGGGTCTTGGGATCCGTGCGGCCCGCCGTCTCCGTCGAACGCGGCGGCTTGGGCGCGTCGAACCAGTTCCACGGCGTACGCATCCATAGGAACGCGCGCCACACCGCCGCCGATCGCCCACGCCACCAACGCAGCCCCAGGCGCGTGCCGGCAAACTCCACGATCCACGTGAGCACGAAGACGACCAACAAAATCACCAACGCTATTGGCCAGAGCGGAATGGCCAGCAATGCCAACGCCGCCACCACGGGGGCGAGCAGAAAACAGGGGCCAATCGCGAGTACCATGCGGGGGAATCTAGGCCGCGCGTCGTGGCGCGTGCCCGCGCGATGCAGGGCCGACCCGCCATCCTGCGGCCGGAGATGATATGTTATGAGTGTGCAGAAAAGTCCCTCTCGTGGCGGAGCCCGGCGATGAACTCGATGAACGGAAAAATTCTGGCGCTGCTCTGTGGCGCTACGCTACTCGTCCCCGCCACGCAGTGGGCCCAAAGCGCGCCGGCACCTGCGACGGAAGCGCGCAAAGGTCCCGCAACGCCACCGCCGTTGTTTTTCATTGACGGCGTCAAGCAAACGCCGCCCAAAGCCGCCGCAGAACCCACGGCGAACCGCAACGACGCGCGGGCAGTGACCACGTCCGATGCGGCCAAGGCCAGCGCTCCCGCCGCTCCCGCCGCTCCCGCCGCTCCCGCTAAGGTGCCGTCGCCCGCGCTGCTCGACTCCTGCGCCGCCTGCGCGGCAATCCGCCCGGAAGACATTGCGTCCGTAGAAGTGTTGAAGGGTGCGAAAGCGATCGAGCTCTACGGCGTTGAAGCCACCTACGGCGTCGTGCTCATCGTCACCAAGCCGGGCGCCAAAAAGCCCTGACCGACTGCGGCGCGCACCCCCTGCGCCCGCTCGGGCCCAGCTGCGCCCATCCCGCGCCCCTTGACGCGGCGCCGAAAGTAAGCAACCTTTCATCCGGATATACGGATGAAGAAAAACCCTGTCTTCGATCGCCTCACCGCGCTCGCCGACCCGATTCGTGCCCGGCTCCTGCTCATCCTCGAGCGGCACGAACTCACGGTCGGCGAACTGCGCTCGGCTCTCCAGCTCCCCCAGAGCACGGTGAGCCGGCATTTGCGCGCGCTCGCGGATTCCGGCTGGGTCGTGAGCCGCGAAGATGGCACCAGCAATCGCTATCGCATGCCCGTGCGTGAACTCGACGCCGCCTCGCGCCGGCTCTGGCAGTCGGTGCGCGACGACTTCGGCGCACACGCCACCGCCGCCCGCGACGCCGAACGCGTGCGCGCCGTGCTCGCCGACCGACACTCCACGAGCCAGCAGTTCTTTGCCTCGAGTGCCGCGCAGTGGGATAAACTCCGCGCCGAACTCTTTGGCGCGCGCACCGAACTCTACGCCCTCCTCGGGCTGCTCGATCGCAACGCGATCGTCGGCGACCTCGGCTGCGGTACCGGTCAACTCGCTGAGGCGGTGGCACCGTTTGTTAAACAGGTGATTGCCGTGGACGAATCCACCGCGATGTTGCGTGCCGCGCGCGCGCGACTCGCGGGGCTCAAGAATGTGGACGTCCGTCAGGGCACACTCGAGACACTCCCGCTGGAAGAAGGCGAGCTCAATGTGGCGATCCTCAGTCTCGTGCTGCACTACATCGCCGATCCCGCGCACGCGTTGGCGGCCGTGCGCCGCGCCCTCGCCGTGGGCGGCAAAGCCTTGATTGTGGACATGCTCCCACACGACCGCGCCGAACTGCGCGACACGATGGGGCACGTCTGGCTCGGCATCGGAGAGCAACAGCTGCACACGTGGGCGTTCGAGGCGGGCTTTACGCAGTGCATCGTGCACGCGTTGCCGCCCACGCCAAACACCAAAGGTCCGACTTTGTTCGCGGCGACATTGATGTAGCGCCGTCACCCGATGGTTCCAGCTCCACCACGCATCCCGTTCGCAACGCATCACGCATTTCATTTATCAACCGTTTCTCCCCTCACGAAAACCCTCATGTCAGCCACTGCCGTTACGCTGCACCCATTCGACGCCGCCAAAGCCGCCGGCCGCGAACCCTTCAAGGTCCGCGACATCACGCTCGCGGAGTTCGGTCGCAAGGAACTCCGCCTCGCCGAATTCGAAATGCCAGGCCTCATGGCGCTCCGCGTCGAATACAAAGGCAAGAAGCCGCTCGCCGGCGCCAAGATCATGGGCTCCCTGCACATGACCGTGCAGACCGCCGTGCTCATTGAAACGCTCACCGAACTCGGCGCCGATGTGCGCTGGGTGAGCTGCAATATTTTCTCGACGCAGGATCATGCCGCCAGCGCGGTGGTGGTTGGCAAGGATGGCACTGCGGATCATCCGCGCGGCACGCCGGTGTTCGCCTGGAAGGGCGAGACGCTCCCCGAATACTGGTGGTGCACCGAGCAGGCGCTCAGGTGGCCCGACGGCTCCGGCCCGAACCTTCTTCTTGATGACGGCGGCGACGCCACGCTCCTCATTCACAAGGGCGTCGAGTACGAAGCCGCCGGTAAGGTGCCCAAGCACAACCCGGACAAGGAGAGCGAAGAGTACGGCGTCATTCTCGACCTGCTCGCCACCGAGCTCAAGAAGGACGGCAAGCGCTGGACCAATGTGGCCGCCGACCTCAAGGGCGTTTCGGAAGAGACGACCACTGGCGTGCACCGTTTGTATGAAATGATGAACGCCGGCACGCTTCTTTTTCCGGCGATCAACGTCAACGACTCCGTCACGAAGAGCAAGTTCGACAACCTCTACGGCTGCCGTCATTCGCTCACCGACGGCATTCTTCGCGCCAGCGATGTGATGCTCGCCGGTAAGGTGGCCGTCGTGCTCGGCTACGGCGATGTGGGCAAGGGCTGCGCGCAGGCGCTCAAGGGACAGGGCGCGCGTGTGGTCATCACCGAAATCGATCCCATCTGCGCATTGCAGGCGGCGATGGAAGGCTATCAGGTCACCACGCTCGACGCCGTCGTGAGCACGGCCGACATCTTCATTACCGCCACCGGCAACAAGGACATCATCACCGCCGCGCACATGGCCAAGATGAAGGACAAGGCGATCGTCGGAAACATCGGTCACTTCGATAACGAAATCGACATGGCCGGCCTCAAGAACTACAAGGGCGTGGAACGCATCAACATCAAGCCGCAGTACGACGAGTTTGTGTTCCCCGACGGCCATAGCGTGATGATTCTCGCCGAAGGCCGCCTGCTCAACCTCGGCTGCGCCACGGGCCACCCGAGTTTTGTGATGAGCTGCTCCTTCACCAATCAGGTGGTCGCGCAGATTGATCTGCACCTCGCGGGGCAGGGCAAGCCGACGGTGTCGGGCACCGTGTACGACAAGAAGGCCGTGTACACGCTTCCCAAGAAGCTCGACGAAAAAGTCGCGCGCCTGCACCTCGACAAAATCGGCGTCAAGCTCACGGAGCTCACCGCCGATCAGGCGGCGTACATCGGCGTAGATGTGAAGGGGCCGTACAAGGCCGACCAGTACCGGTACTAAACGGCTACGGCAGTTAACGGTTTTCCGTTTTCCGTTATCCGTCATTTATAACCGAAAACGGAAAACGGTAAACGGTGAACGGTCTACAGTAGTTGGTAGTCCGTCCTCGCTCGAAGCCGAACAGCAACCGTCCGCGCCCCCCACCCGGTGCGCGGACGGTTTTTGCGTTCGCCCGGGCCCGCCCACTCGCGGCCACCGCCAACATGCGGCAGATTTTCCACCATGACATCCAGCCGCCGCTCCTTTCTTGCAACTAGCGCCGCCGTCGCCGCCGCTGCCTGCACCCCGCTCACGCGTCTGGCGAGCCCGAGCCGAGCGATTCTCATTAAGGGCGGCACCGTCGTCGACGGCACCGGCGCACGGCGCGTGGTGGCGGATGTGCTGATAGAGAATGGCATCGTTCGCGAGATCGGTCCCAATCTGCAGTCGAGCGGCGCCGACGTATTAGACGCCCGCGGATTGATTGTCACTCCAGGATTTGTGGACATTCACTCGCATGGCGACGGCGGTATCACCGCCGATCCCATGGCGGAGTCGCTCGTGCGACAGGGGGTGACCACCATCGTCGTGGGGCAGGATGGCTCGAGCAATGGTCCGCGCGAGCAAGATGACCCCGACGCGCGCTTCACCTCCATTGGACAGTATCTCACCTCGCTCACACGCGATGTGAAGCCGGCCGTGAATGTGGCGACGATGGTCGGGCTTGGGACGGTGCGCGGCGCCGTGGTTGGCCCTGCGGATCGCCCCGCCACGCCCGACGAACTGCGGCGTATGACGGCGCTCGTGGCGCAGGCGGTGCTCGAAGGGGCCTGCGGCGCGAGCACGGGTCTCGAGTATGCGCCCGGCGCATTCGCGAGCATTGATGAACTCATTGCGCTGTGCAAGCCACTCGCAGCCAAGCGCTTGCCATACTCCACGCACATGCGCAACGAAGACGACACCCTCGTGGAGGCGGTGGACGAAGCGATTGCGATTGCGCGCGGCGCCGGCGTGCCGCTCCAGATTGCGCACCTCAAAACGAGTGGCGTGCGGAACTTCAGCAAGATCGACACGGTGCTCGCGCGTATTGATGCCGCAAAGATCAGCGGCATGGACGTGGCCTTCGATCGCTATCCGTATGTCGCGTATTCCACGGGGCTCAGCAACATGTTTCCCGTGTGGGCACTCGACGGTGGCAGCGCCAAGTTTGTGGCGCGCCTCGAGTCGCCAGCCACCGCGGCCAAGGTGCGCGCCGAGTCTGAGGCCAAAGCCGCGACGGTGGGAGGATGGCACAATGTGGCCATCTCCGGCGTCAGCAATGCGGCCGACCGTGCCGCCGAAGGGCAGCGCGTGGATGACCTCGCGAAGGCCGCCGGTGTGGCGTCATACGAGTACGCCGCCGGATTGCTCAAGCGAAATGGCGGGAGCGTCGGGACGGTGGTCTTCGCGATGAGCGAGGACAATCTCAAACGCTTTCTCGCGCATCCGCTGGGCATGGTGTGCAGCGACGGCGGCTCCTTTGCCGTCAGCGGCGCGTCGCGTCGCGGCCATCCGCATCCGCGTGGGCTGGGTTCGTTCCCGCGCGTGCTCGCCAAGTACGTACGCGAGTCGGGCACGCTCTCGCTCGAACAAGCGGTCTACAAGATGAGTGGCTTTCCCGCCTCGCGCCTCGGACTCGGCGCCGGCGTGGGCGTACTTAAAGTGGGAGCGGCCGCGAACGTCGCCGTCTTGGATGCTGCGACCGTGGCGGATGGCGCGACGTTCGCCGATCCGTTTCAGTATCCCACGGGCATCCCGTACG
Protein-coding sequences here:
- a CDS encoding phosphoribosylanthranilate isomerase, whose amino-acid sequence is MPVMKVCCIASLDEAELASSLGAYAIGLVSAMPSGPGPIPDELIAEIAAAAPTHLQKFLLTSRLDADEIAQQVMRAGTNTVQIVDALASGSHARLRDLIPHVQLVQVIHVTGEGSIREAESIAAEVDAILLDSGNPTAKSKELGGTGRTHDWAVSRAIVKAVGIPVYLAGGLRAENVAEAVDVVRPFGVDVCSGVRTNGALDAEKLAAFAAAIPG
- a CDS encoding metalloregulator ArsR/SmtB family transcription factor, with translation MKKNPVFDRLTALADPIRARLLLILERHELTVGELRSALQLPQSTVSRHLRALADSGWVVSREDGTSNRYRMPVRELDAASRRLWQSVRDDFGAHATAARDAERVRAVLADRHSTSQQFFASSAAQWDKLRAELFGARTELYALLGLLDRNAIVGDLGCGTGQLAEAVAPFVKQVIAVDESTAMLRAARARLAGLKNVDVRQGTLETLPLEEGELNVAILSLVLHYIADPAHALAAVRRALAVGGKALIVDMLPHDRAELRDTMGHVWLGIGEQQLHTWAFEAGFTQCIVHALPPTPNTKGPTLFAATLM
- the ahcY gene encoding adenosylhomocysteinase — translated: MSATAVTLHPFDAAKAAGREPFKVRDITLAEFGRKELRLAEFEMPGLMALRVEYKGKKPLAGAKIMGSLHMTVQTAVLIETLTELGADVRWVSCNIFSTQDHAASAVVVGKDGTADHPRGTPVFAWKGETLPEYWWCTEQALRWPDGSGPNLLLDDGGDATLLIHKGVEYEAAGKVPKHNPDKESEEYGVILDLLATELKKDGKRWTNVAADLKGVSEETTTGVHRLYEMMNAGTLLFPAINVNDSVTKSKFDNLYGCRHSLTDGILRASDVMLAGKVAVVLGYGDVGKGCAQALKGQGARVVITEIDPICALQAAMEGYQVTTLDAVVSTADIFITATGNKDIITAAHMAKMKDKAIVGNIGHFDNEIDMAGLKNYKGVERINIKPQYDEFVFPDGHSVMILAEGRLLNLGCATGHPSFVMSCSFTNQVVAQIDLHLAGQGKPTVSGTVYDKKAVYTLPKKLDEKVARLHLDKIGVKLTELTADQAAYIGVDVKGPYKADQYRY
- a CDS encoding D-aminoacylase; this encodes MTSSRRSFLATSAAVAAAACTPLTRLASPSRAILIKGGTVVDGTGARRVVADVLIENGIVREIGPNLQSSGADVLDARGLIVTPGFVDIHSHGDGGITADPMAESLVRQGVTTIVVGQDGSSNGPREQDDPDARFTSIGQYLTSLTRDVKPAVNVATMVGLGTVRGAVVGPADRPATPDELRRMTALVAQAVLEGACGASTGLEYAPGAFASIDELIALCKPLAAKRLPYSTHMRNEDDTLVEAVDEAIAIARGAGVPLQIAHLKTSGVRNFSKIDTVLARIDAAKISGMDVAFDRYPYVAYSTGLSNMFPVWALDGGSAKFVARLESPATAAKVRAESEAKAATVGGWHNVAISGVSNAADRAAEGQRVDDLAKAAGVASYEYAAGLLKRNGGSVGTVVFAMSEDNLKRFLAHPLGMVCSDGGSFAVSGASRRGHPHPRGLGSFPRVLAKYVRESGTLSLEQAVYKMSGFPASRLGLGAGVGVLKVGAAANVAVLDAATVADGATFADPFQYPTGIPYVVVNGVVALRDGERSHERSGRALRAVGR